The segment aacatttttatggATTGTGCAATTTCAAGATttggtattgtttttttttttttgaaaatttgagtAAGGAGTTAAGGTGAAGGGCTTGTAATGAGTGGCCAAAATAGATCTAGACCGGTCCAGTGTCTTTCTCACTTTATCTGTTGTATCCATTTGCATATCTTTTTGCCTTCCATGCATGAATCGAACAACACAACACACAcaaagagatggagagagagagagtagggTGTTGAAATTTTGACTAATCTTGTTAGTAACAACAACACTTGTGATCTtttgtgatatttttttcttttgctccaaaaaattcaaaaataaaaaagagaaaacaaatctCTAAACTTTAAAGGATAGAAGAAGAGTGTGGAATTTATTTACAAAGTTTGTAGCTTTAACATTCTCTCCTCTTTGCTTAGCTTGAAGGTAGGAGGATCTTGTACTTAAAGCCAGAGAATAACTGTCACATCCCAGAATCTTGATCCTTAAGAAAGCATCAACCTTTCCTCTGCTTCCCTTCGCAGTCTGTAGCCTTTGGGAGATTTTTGAGGTAAACTCATCAAGCACAGCACTAAAATGGGTTCTTCTCGTTTGATCTTCCTTTGTTCTAAAGTAAccttcttttttatttcttgattcttcttgtTTAGTGTTTGATCGACCAATCAAGATGGAGAAGGAGTTTGTGTGCAAGTTCTGTAACAAGAAGTTCCCTTCTGGGAAATCACTCGGAGGTCACATCAGGATTCATTCGCCTCAGAGTTCAGTTCATTCAGATGGTTTCATTGGCAAGAACAACAACAGCAAGAAGAGGTTGGTGGATCAGAGAGCTCTTGCCAGTCACAACTACGAGGGAAAGAAGATGGAGATGGACACCCAATCTGCTTCTGagactactactactacttccTCTGGTCCTACTACAATGATCAAAAGATCCAAGAAGCAGTCCAGTTCTGAATCTTTTAGCACTGTGAGCTGGTCTTCTGATCCTGGGATTGATCAAGGATCTAAGGATCTCATGTTTTTACATTTGGGTAGGAAAGACTTTAACTTGCCTGTGAACTCTCTGGTGCCTGACTCATCAGAGAACAACTCTGAGATTCTCGAGACCAAGTCATCTTCAGGGGAGCTGCTTAAGACACCACATAAAGTTGCTGTTGGTGATGATAGTGATGATAGTGATGATAATGGTTCCTCTGATTCTGATTACTTCATGAGTGGACCAAAGAAGTCAGATGTCTCGGTTGGTGGGTCTCTTAGGAACACTGGAGTTGGTTCTGGATTCAACAGCTTCAAGAACGGTGATGAGCTTGGGGTAAAGGAGAGAGGATCAAAGCATGAGCTGGGCAAAAGCAAAAGAGTCTCGCCTTCTTATGGAAGTGATTCTTATGAAGACAAGAAAAACAGCAAGTTTCATAGGTCCAGTGATGGTGGCATGGTTAAGAAGGCAAGTGGTGGAGACAAGAATAGCAAAGGCCACGAGTGCCCAGTCTGCTTCAAGGTGTACAGTTCAGGACAAGCTTTAGGAGGTCACAAGAGATCACATACCATTGCGAATCAAGCACAACAGAGGGCCAAACGCAAGGCAGCTGATATGCAATTCGGTCTCTATCTTCCTGCTGAGGAGGATAGTGATGATGATTGAATTAGAACATGAGAACCACagctcttctctcttttttgctCTAGAATTCTTTTATCAAAATTGTTCAAGGTTCTGACTGTATATCAAAAGCTTTTTGAGTTGTTCATATGAAAAGCTTTGATCACATAAACAATTATTTTCTTTGTGAGTGTTGTTTTGATATAAAGCTTCATGTGTTCTTACTGAGATTCTTCTTGTCTTCAACATATTTAAGATTCCTCTCTTTCTTTCAGATTTCACTTTATAAGTAGTATTCATATTTACCAAATTAAAATACTAGAGCCATTGTCTATGCTTCTGTAAAAAGAGATTTGTGCTCAAAGTTAAGATATGTTAATTCAATTGGATAAAAAGATCACATTTTGGTTCAATAGGTAGTTGGAGATATAGATACTATCTTCATGTGATGATGGATCGTTCTTATTAGGCTTTTCTAATTAGTTTTGGTGTAATCTTTCTTTTAGCCCATGGGAAGCCAATAAAgacctgagagagagagatagctTGAGACCCAAGAAACAGTTAAATACACGTTCTTGACTTTTCTTGTATATATTGGTTGTAAACATTAATGTAGAATACATAAACAGATCATTTTGTACGTTTTCATATCATTTAAATAGCAACAGCAAGTGGAATTAATCGAGATCGGAATGTATAATGAGGTCACGGGTTGATACTCATTTAATTATGTCTATGAAAACGACTTCCTCCTCATAACGTCGGCTCATGTGCATCTTCTGTGTTGCATTAAAACTCCCACTTTGCTTatttccctctctctcttctaGTTTAAACTTTTCCTTCTCCACCAAAACATattatatctctctctctttctctcctcatATCAAGCAATGTCGACGAGCCACCTGAACCGTCCGTTCTTGATCCTTCTCCTCCTCTTTGTCTTGTTACTTCTCTCCACTTCTCTAACCGCTGAAGACAACCGGCCGACATCAAGAAACTTCCCTTACCGAACTCACCGCCATGTCCCGAGTGTTCACCATCCGTATCACGTGAGTCCACACGGTTCATGCGACTCTTTCTCTCGTCCTTACGCTCGTTCTATGTGCCTTGAGCTTCAAAGAATCCACCGTAACAGCCGGAAACAGCCATTttctctccctcctcctccgccgGAGATTGACCCAAGGTACGGCGTCGATAAAAGGCTCGTCCCCTCCGGTCCAAATCCTCTTCACAACTAAAAAATCCTATATGTTTGTATACATAATACACGTACGGGGACCCTAGTTATATTTTATTGCTGACACGTTTCTTGGAGTACTACTTGTGTCGAAAGATCTGTATGTTTTTCATAGAGATTCTTTTTCCTGAAGGCGAAGGTTCGATCATTTCTTCATTGAGGATCTTTCTTGAATCTTGATACTACTCTTATGGGAGGGGGAGATGTTACTATTTCCATGCTTGTTTTCTTAAGACTTGTTGTATGAGTGTGGAAACAATCTTGGAAATAGTGTATTCTTGCATtgtctttctttttctattttcctGCTTACGTAAAAGTGAAagatttagtatataatatatggttGGGAACTTGAGATAGAAGAGGAGAAATGCATGAGTTCAATTAATTTGGGAGCTGTATATTATGTAACTTCAAAGTCACCCACTGGTCTATGAAtaataaaacttaatatttcataaaatttgaTGGGCCATGTTATCCATATGTATGCTCTTCTGAGTCTTCTCTCGTGTTATTTCTCGTCTGTCTTTGTCAATACTCAATACTATATAAGTCGCAgaccaaaaaaaatctttatttttacgTAAAGAAAAGTTATGAAAGAAAATGTCAAGTACAATTATAGCAATTTCTTTAGTTTATcgccaatttttttaatataaaattcattacatATAACAGCGCCGTAATAACTTGGATCTCATCTATACGTGTGTGAGTTGtagatatataaacaaaatttattttcatttgtgaaaaaaatatttatactagATTTTTAGATGTGGAAATAGTGCAACAAGCAAAAAGttacaaataaaagaaaatgtggAAATATGaggtataaaataaaatagagaaCTAGGACTAGGAGACTTGTTACTTTGTTAGTGCATGTAGTGGTAAATAACATAAAGTCCATTCAGAACTAGACTATTCTCACCTCTCCAACAATGAACTTAATATAGGCTGCTGGCCTGTTGTGGCCCAGAAAAAGTTAAAGAAGAACAACAAAAACATGAATTCATTTCCGGTATAAGGTGAAAGATACACATGAAAAATGGTGAGTAGCGTTCAGAAAAGGAAAAGTAACTCAATAGTACAAAAGAAAATCTATTTCcacaatacaaaataaaactcaTTAATCATGTAGTATCCTTTTTCCTAAATTTCATATTGGattaatcttttaattttttggtttgattggtAGATCTATGTAATGCATGTATACCACTTTAACACAAACCTTTTTTCTTACAATTTTtctttatgtatttatttttggttgGTTTTTATCCCAAAACAGACTAATACAATGCGTGTGTGATGCTTTCACTCTTTCTCAAGCACAATCCGCCTAGACTATGGTCACGTATTCACTCATTTCTTCTTTacttattaaaatgtaaaaaatctgattaataattttcatttaattctTGCTTTGTCTTttcatcaccaaactcaaaaagaaaacaaatctcCTAACTTTAGAtatttcaaaatctgtttttatttgtttcctgTTTTTGTGTTCTCTTCTGCTTGATGGTAGGATCTCAAGTTAACAAGAGAGGACTGTTACATTCCCCAAAACCTGATCTCTGTCAGAAAGTATCAAGCTTTGAGCTTTTGATGATTCTCTAGTTCATTGTGTTCTTCCAAGATTTGAGGTAAATCAGACAAATGGGTTCTCACTAGttcccctttcttcttcttctgatctgTGCTTATATAGTGTTTGAACTTTTGTCTTTAAGGTAGAAGATGGAGCAGTTCAAAGAGAGGAAGTTTGTGTGTAAGTTCTGTAGCAAGAGGTTCGCTTGTGGCAAATCACTTGGAGGTCACATTAGAACTCACATGAACAAAGAGAACTCAGCTGATTCAGATGAGGATGAGCACAACAAGTTCAGGATCGACGAAAATGGAGGTCAAGCTAGCTACGGTCTGAGAGAGAATCCTAAAAAGAACAAGAGGTTTGTGGTTCAGAGAGACATGATGGCTCTCAAACATCAGCATCAACAACAGCTTCTTTATTGCAGAGAATGTGGTAAAGGTTTCACTTCTTCGAAAGCTCTTTGTGGTCACATGGCTTGTCACTCTGAGAGAGAGAAGATTGTGATGGATAGTCAATTTGATACTGAAGCTTCTTCCTCTCCTATCAGGAGAAGATCCAAGAGAGCTGTAaaacatcatcatcaccacAAGGATGATGCATTTGTCGATGGTGGCAGCATCATGGATCAATCCGATTCATCAGCATCTTCAGATGATGATGAGATTGAACCGGAGCAAGAGGAAACGGCATTGTCTCTGATGATGCTGTCTAGAGACTCAAGTTTCAAGAAAGCACATAACTTGGTTGTGAACTCTCTGGCTGAGTCATCAGACAACAACTCTGTGATTCTCGAGACTAAGTCATCTTCAGGGGAACAGCTCAAGATCTTAAATGTGAAGAATGTTGAGGAGTTTTGTAAGAAAGACAAACTTGGAGGAGTGGATAATGGTGATGTTCTGTATGATTCAGACAATTCTGATTCTGGTTACTTCAGGAACGGACCAAAGAAGTTGGACTCAGATGTTTCTGTTGATGGGTTCCTCAAGAACAATGCATTTAGTAACAAGTCTGCAATGGGATTCAACAGCTACACACCAAAACAGGAAAAGAGCTTGAACAGATTCAGGAACGAATGGTCAGGATCAGGATCAGGATCAGGTCGTTCTTCTACAAAGTATGATCTGAGGCAAAGCAAAAGAGGGTTTCCTTGTTACGGTAGAAAGAAAATCAAGTATGAGTTCACTGAGTCTGTGTATGAAAGTGGTGACCAGCTTAGCTTGGAGACTGATTCTTGTGCGGACACAAACAGAAGTATCAAGAAGATTCATAATAGCAAACCTCCAATGGTTAAGAAACCAAGTGGTGGAGTAAAGAAGAAAAGCAAAGGTCACGAGTGTCCAATTTGCTTCAGGGTGTTTAAATCAGGACAGGCTTTAGGTGGTCACAAGAGATCACATTTCATAGGGAGTCAAGATCACAGGACTTTGGTGATCCAACAACACCACCAAGTAGCTCATGATATGCATACTCTCATTGATCTCAATCTTCCTGCTCCTATTGATGAGTGAATGAAAATTTTTGTTCTCATTATTATTGTTTCCTctctgttttcatttctttgctTCAGATTCAAGAATGCTTTTGGTTCAGAAGGTAAAAAAGCAAAGAGTTTCATATTCTTATTTGTTAAAGATCAATTGTCAAAGAGGAGCCCCAAGAAAACCTTGTCAACCTATTTCTGAATCTATCATGTTAATTCATGGATATTTAAAGCAAAAGTGTTGTTGTAAGACGTATCTAATAGTTCAACCTAAAATATATTAGGTAGGTGTATTAATCTTTGAATCATCAAGTGCTCTTTTGCTAAAATCATGTTCCCAATGTAATTTGATTTCTTCTACCTTGGCACCAAACACTGACAAGTGACAACAATTAACATATCTGTTTTTATACCCCAACCAGGCTTTTAAATAAATAGCAAATCATGTTCGGCCTTGGCCCATCTTACAGAAGACAAGATATACAACACCACCCCCAACAAAGGTAAGATCAAATCTATTGTATAATAATTGTACCCTCTACAATGTTTCAAACGTTTTGGGAGTTCTCATGTAAAGATCACAGTTGCGGGATTACCTGCAGGAGGGCACCTCTGCCTTCTCGGTCTTCTTGTTGCTTTTCCCCATCCTGTAATCTCACCGTCTTCAAGTCCAACCACTGATACGCTCTCAGGCTGCGTCATTGACGGGCAAACTTGAGCTTGGCTTACGTTGGTGACCGTTCGTTTTCTTTTTGAGTTCCGTCGAGAAGCCACTCCGGAACTCCAAGTGTGCTCTCTGCTTTTCATAAGCCCACCAAACAACTGGATGTCTTCAGTGACTTCTTGCCTCGATAGAGAAGAGAGTCCAGGGAGTGTATCTCTCTGGAAATCCCGCTTTGGTCTTCCTCGTCTTGCTTGTCCTCTCCTGAGCCTGTTTAAACCTGTCCCTTCGAGTATCAGATTCTTAGGGACTAAGGGCTCTGGCATGTAGTCTTCTTCCTTAGTGGGATGTAGATTCAGGGTCATGGCTTCAAAGTAATCAATCTCTCCTGAAGAGTATTCTTCTCGGTAACCCTCAAAGTCTGTGGCTTCTGGAGACTTATCAGCCTTTCTTTCTAGCTCATCACCGCAAGAAGTGATCATGTCTGCTAACCAGGAGAGCGGACTTTTCAAAGCCGCGTCGGTTGTGGAGGAAGCTGCGTCATCAGGATGACGATGGTGATCAGATAATGAGATGGCGACTATTGCTTGTGCTGCTTCCTTGATTAGTTCATCCAAAGCGTTATCGTCTTGGCCTTTCATATCCTGCGAGCCCcctcctccttcttcttcactctcGAGAGCGGGAGGAGCCTCCAAATCTATCCACATATTTCCTTTTGTTTTCACTCTCAGACTGGAACGCAAGCCGgaatcttcatcatcttcactaGCACATGAATTCAGATCAAAGTAGTGTCTGTTGATGGCAGCTTTGTTTCCTTCTTCCTTTACAGCACAAAAGGCTTTAGAACCACGCTGGTCAACAGAAACTGAGGCATCACATGGCAAGTTGATGTCGAAGTCCCGCTTCACTTCCTTATGTTGATCAGCGACACACAAGGAGTGAGAGATAAATGGAGCATGCTCCTCCTTGCAAATAGAATGCTTCTGAAAGACTGGGCCCCCAATATTTTTTCCACTATTCTGTGGGTTGATCAATTCAATTCTTCCCATGTTGGCATTATAAGAGCATGAGGCAGATGACCTAAATCCCGTCTGAAGAGAAACACCATTCCTACCGTCCCCTGCGTCAGTTCCATCCATGAATTGATCGGTCGAAGCATTCAAATCAAATAAGCCACTGGATCTTTCACTTTTGTAAGATGGCTTAGGTTTTAGCCAGGGCAACATAGCTGAGGATTCCTGCGTTTTTAGCCCCTGAAAGCTTTCAGAACTCTGGTGCTTCACCACCTCACCTAAAGAAGCATTTGGTCTAAAGCCTCCTGATGGGAAACTAACGGCAGCCTCCTTCGACCCTGAAGAGAATCCATGATAAACCCCGTTAGTGACAGGGCTTCTCGTATCAAAACTTGTATCTGTCCTTGTGCGCGCAACAAAGTTCATGTAGGGATTCGTTTGAACTGGGAAAAATCTCTGATGTGAGGTGCTCCTAGGGTTCTCCCACGATGAAGACCAATGGCTCCATGGTCTGACAAAGTCAGGGCGGTAGTCATTGTGTAATCTTGGAGCATTAGATGCCGGAAATGATTCCACGTAGCTATCATAAGACGCTTGAGGATTCTTTGAGCGAACTTCGAGCTCACGATATGCTCTTTCCCGGGAGAATACTACATTGCTGTGATCAGTTGTGAGATAGCTCTGAGGTTGAACTGCACTGTTGGAACGTACTTGTACAGAATGGGAAGGCAGATGCAAGTCTCTCTGAGTGCTCCTGTCGTGCCCTATAAACACACCACCACATGAAAACATTCGAGAAACAGAAGATAAGCAAAATAgttttatatcatttaaaaaaaaaagagaaatcaaATGAAAGTGAAGAGCATGTAACCTGCGCCAAGGACCATCCCTCCATTTTGGCTTGAGTTTCTTCCATAGTGAGAATACACGTCCCTGGAGAGAGCAGCAACAGGTTCCGCATCTTGCCAATTGAGTGGCTCATTCAAGTCAGCTAAACCATTTGAGTTCTTCACATCCAAGCAAGACCCTGAAGAGTTGCTCCGATGAGAACCATCCTCTCTTCCTGATCTTGGCCGTTTGGACGGAATGCAAGTTGTGATCTCATCGGTCTCATCAAACTCATCAGCAGGGAGCTCAAGATCAATCATTTTTCTCCTACTTTGCAAAGGACCGTTGCAAGCCTGAGAGGTGCTTCCTTCTCCATTCGAATTACTTCCCTTAACTTCATCCACCAAGTTCCTCTGTACTCTATACAAACGGTGAAGTTCATGAACCTGCTGCCATCAATAACAAAAGTCAAAATCTCTTAGACACGTAAAACGAAACCATAAGAAGATAagtagatagagagagagagagacctgaTTCTTGAAAACGGCGTCGTGTTCAAGCATTGTATGTTTCATGAAATCTCTCTCGTATATCATATCCACAGCGAACACACAACAGACCAACTGCAATTTATTAAATGTAAAAACTCAATTACAATCAGAGATCATTATATTATAGTATCATTATGTATCAAATGTTAATGTAGCATCTCAAAGCCAGATTCATCTTTTTGACAAATCCGAATCATCATTGATAAAAAAACCCAGGTTACACGCAAACTAATCCATATAAACAAAAAACGAATacgaggaagaaaataaaaacaaaaagagaaagaatCTAATGTGAAAAATGAACATTATAATCATAAGAGGAGATTAGATTCTGGATCGATTTGACTAACCTAaattaatcaaacaaaataaaaggacaaaaatggaaaagtataaacaaaattaaaaaaaatatatatgaaaatttggTGGATTTTTAGTACCTTTGAGATTTTACAAAATCATCTGATCGCAGATTGAACAGAAGAGGAGAAAAATCATATGTTTAATCGTGTTCGTAGATAAACTGGAAACACTACTCACTCCCAAATCGGCGGCGACACACAATTTTTAtcgataaatgaaaaaaaaaagaaagagagaataataaataaaataaaaagtgctCCCCGAGAttcactatttttattttttatttaaattaaaataagaagAGAGAGGCTGCCTAACAATCGAAACGCCatggaagaagacgaagaaagcTCCCAAGCCGTCTTcttcgatctctctctctctctatcgtCGTCTCTGGCTTTTCTATCTCTCTCAGATTCTGTGAGCGAATGCAGCGTAAATAAAAGAATAAGACCTTttatattctctctctctctctctttttttttattaacttcTCGGATTTggtatgttttcttttattaaaggaaaacaaaattaaaatattagaaaCGAAGGCGACCCTTCCGAATAACAGTGACATGATATTTGTGTCTACACTCGGTCCTACACccctacttcttcttcttttttttattgttttctcgtattattttatgtgtttatcacttttataatataatttttttatttttatcactactaaagagatatttttaaaaatatcttctttactaagtggcaaaagactcttatgctcttgttatttatatatataataaatcattatttaaataaaataaaaaaaaaatttatgttttcgaattatactttttcaaatttgaacttttttataaatttattttctgaaacttttttttgaattttttgatattttttttcaaatttctttttgaaaaacgaaaattatgtttgaaactatttttaaaattttatatatatttttaagtatttatttatatatttattagaatcctaaatttcacattccaaaaactcttatccacccctcaactctaaaccctaagtctagattagttaaccttaagaatataattatctttattattcattaaatatgagggtaaaaatggttagtgtaaacatgaaaagtggtattataaatgtgctatttgtggcaatttctcaTAATCTTATTCGTATTTTTCATTTTCTGGTTCGTTACGCTTGCGTTAAAGTAGTCACATTATGCTTTTAATTTACAGTAAATAAATGTGTATTgatgattgtaaataaaattatagataacACAAAGGCTTTAAATAGTTATCATAATTACAAACCAGCGTGATAAAAAGGGAAAATGACATAGTATAAAAAATCATCcactagttttttttgttaggtgTATAATAGATGAAGACTTTAATAAATCAAACTCGATCATTAAACAAATACACTCAAATAACTCGGAAGATGAATCAAATCCGATGATTAAATtcgttaaataaataaaattagaaaacataGTTCAAGCTCATGGAAAATTGAAGTGAACAATCAGCTTTTGAGTTCGCAGCTCATTTTGACACTTCTAAATCTAAAaagtaatatttcaaattttcaacCAATTATGGTTTTaccatatttatatatctaattacatTATGGgcatctaaaatattttcttaagatAATATTAGCATTCAATTAATTATTTCTTTATAGCGATCTTATTTTgtcaatatattaattataatggACTAATGGTAGTAGTAGGCTTCCATCCTGATTTCAAATAGTtatacaaaatgaaaaaaaaactaattattttgtGTGTGATAACATTTGTTTCGTAACATTAAAGATTTGATTACAGGACATAATTGTCATTTTCTTGTGATTGTAGATGATTTAGTTAGGGGTAGAAATTTGGTTatagatttgagaaaatttAATGATCTAGATATAGATATTTAAACCCGGTATATAAATACATCATGTATTTGCTTTTTGAAAGATGATTGAAATAGATATGcgtgtttaaaaatgttttagccGTGAAAATGTTATTGAACAATTTAAAACACTTGTCA is part of the Brassica rapa cultivar Chiifu-401-42 chromosome A09, CAAS_Brap_v3.01, whole genome shotgun sequence genome and harbors:
- the LOC103840627 gene encoding CLAVATA3/ESR (CLE)-related protein 9 translates to MSTSHLNRPFLILLLLFVLLLLSTSLTAEDNRPTSRNFPYRTHRHVPSVHHPYHVSPHGSCDSFSRPYARSMCLELQRIHRNSRKQPFSLPPPPPEIDPRYGVDKRLVPSGPNPLHN
- the LOC103840626 gene encoding zinc finger protein ZAT1, whose protein sequence is MEKEFVCKFCNKKFPSGKSLGGHIRIHSPQSSVHSDGFIGKNNNSKKRLVDQRALASHNYEGKKMEMDTQSASETTTTTSSGPTTMIKRSKKQSSSESFSTVSWSSDPGIDQGSKDLMFLHLGRKDFNLPVNSLVPDSSENNSEILETKSSSGELLKTPHKVAVGDDSDDSDDNGSSDSDYFMSGPKKSDVSVGGSLRNTGVGSGFNSFKNGDELGVKERGSKHELGKSKRVSPSYGSDSYEDKKNSKFHRSSDGGMVKKASGGDKNSKGHECPVCFKVYSSGQALGGHKRSHTIANQAQQRAKRKAADMQFGLYLPAEEDSDDD
- the LOC103840629 gene encoding zinc finger protein ZAT4, giving the protein MEQFKERKFVCKFCSKRFACGKSLGGHIRTHMNKENSADSDEDEHNKFRIDENGGQASYGLRENPKKNKRFVVQRDMMALKHQHQQQLLYCRECGKGFTSSKALCGHMACHSEREKIVMDSQFDTEASSSPIRRRSKRAVKHHHHHKDDAFVDGGSIMDQSDSSASSDDDEIEPEQEETALSLMMLSRDSSFKKAHNLVVNSLAESSDNNSVILETKSSSGEQLKILNVKNVEEFCKKDKLGGVDNGDVLYDSDNSDSGYFRNGPKKLDSDVSVDGFLKNNAFSNKSAMGFNSYTPKQEKSLNRFRNEWSGSGSGSGRSSTKYDLRQSKRGFPCYGRKKIKYEFTESVYESGDQLSLETDSCADTNRSIKKIHNSKPPMVKKPSGGVKKKSKGHECPICFRVFKSGQALGGHKRSHFIGSQDHRTLVIQQHHQVAHDMHTLIDLNLPAPIDE
- the LOC103840628 gene encoding uncharacterized protein LOC103840628 isoform X2; amino-acid sequence: MIYERDFMKHTMLEHDAVFKNQVHELHRLYRVQRNLVDEVKGSNSNGEGSTSQACNGPLQSRRKMIDLELPADEFDETDEITTCIPSKRPRSGREDGSHRSNSSGSCLDVKNSNGLADLNEPLNWQDAEPVAALSRDVYSHYGRNSSQNGGMVLGAGHDRSTQRDLHLPSHSVQVRSNSAVQPQSYLTTDHSNVVFSRERAYRELEVRSKNPQASYDSYVESFPASNAPRLHNDYRPDFVRPWSHWSSSWENPRSTSHQRFFPVQTNPYMNFVARTRTDTSFDTRSPVTNGVYHGFSSGSKEAAVSFPSGGFRPNASLGEVVKHQSSESFQGLKTQESSAMLPWLKPKPSYKSERSSGLFDLNASTDQFMDGTDAGDGRNGVSLQTGFRSSASCSYNANMGRIELINPQNSGKNIGGPVFQKHSICKEEHAPFISHSLCVADQHKEVKRDFDINLPCDASVSVDQRGSKAFCAVKEEGNKAAINRHYFDLNSCASEDDEDSGLRSSLRVKTKGNMWIDLEAPPALESEEEGGGGSQDMKGQDDNALDELIKEAAQAIVAISLSDHHRHPDDAASSTTDAALKSPLSWLADMITSCGDELERKADKSPEATDFEGYREEYSSGEIDYFEAMTLNLHPTKEEDYMPEPLVPKNLILEGTGLNRLRRGQARRGRPKRDFQRDTLPGLSSLSRQEVTEDIQLFGGLMKSREHTWSSGVASRRNSKRKRTVTNVSQAQVCPSMTQPESVSVVGLEDGEITGWGKATRRPRRQRCPPAGNPATVIFT
- the LOC103840628 gene encoding uncharacterized protein LOC103840628 isoform X1 — its product is MIYERDFMKHTMLEHDAVFKNQQVHELHRLYRVQRNLVDEVKGSNSNGEGSTSQACNGPLQSRRKMIDLELPADEFDETDEITTCIPSKRPRSGREDGSHRSNSSGSCLDVKNSNGLADLNEPLNWQDAEPVAALSRDVYSHYGRNSSQNGGMVLGAGHDRSTQRDLHLPSHSVQVRSNSAVQPQSYLTTDHSNVVFSRERAYRELEVRSKNPQASYDSYVESFPASNAPRLHNDYRPDFVRPWSHWSSSWENPRSTSHQRFFPVQTNPYMNFVARTRTDTSFDTRSPVTNGVYHGFSSGSKEAAVSFPSGGFRPNASLGEVVKHQSSESFQGLKTQESSAMLPWLKPKPSYKSERSSGLFDLNASTDQFMDGTDAGDGRNGVSLQTGFRSSASCSYNANMGRIELINPQNSGKNIGGPVFQKHSICKEEHAPFISHSLCVADQHKEVKRDFDINLPCDASVSVDQRGSKAFCAVKEEGNKAAINRHYFDLNSCASEDDEDSGLRSSLRVKTKGNMWIDLEAPPALESEEEGGGGSQDMKGQDDNALDELIKEAAQAIVAISLSDHHRHPDDAASSTTDAALKSPLSWLADMITSCGDELERKADKSPEATDFEGYREEYSSGEIDYFEAMTLNLHPTKEEDYMPEPLVPKNLILEGTGLNRLRRGQARRGRPKRDFQRDTLPGLSSLSRQEVTEDIQLFGGLMKSREHTWSSGVASRRNSKRKRTVTNVSQAQVCPSMTQPESVSVVGLEDGEITGWGKATRRPRRQRCPPAGNPATVIFT